A DNA window from Lachancea thermotolerans CBS 6340 chromosome G complete sequence contains the following coding sequences:
- the YIP3 gene encoding Yip3p (similar to uniprot|P53633 Saccharomyces cerevisiae YNL044W YIP3 Interacts with YPT proteins), whose product MNQLSQLSGLTRYADNFSIENVKLELQSLQSKLATLRPVQEFLNFKKVSKPQNFGDLQSRVSYNLRYFSTNYALIVGALSIYTLLTNLLLLFVIVFVFFGLYGINKLNGQDLVLPFGVLKVSQLYTALTCIAVPLGFVASPFSTLMWLIGASAVSVLGHASFVEKPIETVFEEETV is encoded by the exons ATGAACCAGTTATCTCAGCTATCA GGCCTTACTCGCTACGCGGACAACTTCTCaattgaaaatgtcaagTTGGAACTGCAGTCACTGCAAAGCAAGCTCGCGACTCTCCGTCCCGTCCAGGAATtcctcaacttcaagaaggtATCCAAGCCTCAAAACTTCGGCGACTTGCAATCGCGCGTTTCCTACAACCTGAGGTACTTCTCTACCAACTATGCCCTGATTGTGGGTGCACTCAGCATCTACACACTTTTGACCaatcttctgcttctcttcGTCATAGTCTTTGTGTTTTTCGGTCTTTACGGTATTAACAAGCTCAATGGTCAAGACCTAGTGCTTCCTTTCggtgttttgaaagtgtCACAGCTCTACACGGCTCTAACGTGCATTGCAGTTCCTCTAGGGTTCGTTGCTTCGCCATTTTCAACGCTGATGTGGCTAATTGGTGCCTCTGCCGTATCGGTTTTGGGACACGCTtcatttgttgaaaagcctattgaaactgtttttgaagaagagacagTCTAA